A genomic window from Thiomonas arsenitoxydans includes:
- the repC gene encoding replication protein C, IncQ-type: protein MKQTSTSRIVRLDPATGLSCLFRPLPKSKVRPTLDVEYRPKHGGLTLRFSAREALGMPEQTLLLTLLELAQEHYAVASRSAVVIDRYTQGIGQDLWRALHESQIAADGETLYIRTSWRELAGRCGSQGGRSQQLREAQLRRLCEVVVWEKADDAQRSFRQSRLVSVVHGSDLRLHLAVNCRLAGAVMGSLYAQVSLTERQMLATDTAQAMHAFLSTTLRPGRSVPIGIDTLMHRLWSDAADGIPEGTLRARRKAVRDSLEAIGALPSWTVAWLRPGIAEIQRSKGSAEVRARRSQSPASAIPDKGGSTALVPATAEHFDATRFLVGVADSPRAGTMDNEPMDYRQRGDEQNPSKNNEMATLEAAVLI, encoded by the coding sequence ATGAAGCAGACCAGCACGTCCCGCATCGTGCGGCTCGACCCGGCGACAGGGCTGAGCTGCTTGTTTCGACCCCTGCCCAAAAGCAAGGTGCGACCCACTCTGGATGTCGAGTACCGCCCGAAGCACGGCGGGTTGACCCTGCGTTTCAGCGCGCGAGAAGCGCTGGGCATGCCCGAGCAAACGCTGCTGCTGACCCTGCTCGAGCTCGCGCAGGAGCACTATGCCGTCGCAAGCCGCAGCGCCGTGGTCATCGACCGGTATACCCAGGGCATTGGGCAAGACCTGTGGCGCGCCCTGCATGAGAGTCAGATAGCGGCCGATGGCGAAACACTGTACATCCGCACTTCCTGGCGTGAGCTTGCCGGACGCTGTGGCAGCCAGGGCGGACGCAGTCAGCAGCTGCGTGAGGCGCAGTTGCGCCGACTTTGCGAGGTGGTGGTCTGGGAAAAAGCCGACGACGCTCAGCGTTCTTTCCGGCAGTCCCGGCTGGTCAGCGTCGTTCACGGCAGCGACCTGCGCCTTCACCTCGCGGTGAACTGCCGTTTGGCCGGGGCCGTGATGGGCAGTCTCTACGCGCAGGTCTCGCTGACCGAACGCCAGATGCTGGCGACGGACACCGCCCAGGCGATGCATGCCTTTCTGTCGACCACCCTGCGGCCGGGGCGGTCGGTACCTATCGGCATCGACACCTTGATGCACCGCCTCTGGAGCGATGCCGCCGACGGCATCCCCGAGGGCACGCTGCGGGCGCGCAGAAAAGCGGTGCGTGACAGTCTGGAGGCCATAGGCGCTTTGCCGTCCTGGACCGTGGCTTGGCTGCGCCCCGGCATTGCGGAAATCCAGCGCAGCAAGGGCAGCGCCGAGGTCCGCGCGCGCCGAAGCCAATCGCCAGCGTCGGCGATTCCCGACAAGGGAGGGTCAACGGCACTCGTTCCGGCGACTGCCGAGCACTTCGACGCGACCCGGTTCCTGGTGGGCGTTGCCGATAGTCCACGCGCAGGGACTATGGACAACGAACCCATGGACTATCGGCAACGGGGGGATGAGCAAAATCCAAGTAAAAACAATGAGATGGCGACTTTGGAGGCTGCTGTACTAATCTAA
- a CDS encoding single stranded DNA-binding domain-containing protein produces MQVFGNVATDAARKESKTSGKAYWEFRLAESQRGIDKEPTWYTVRVMKDSNPGLVKGDFVKVTGKLKTDFYLSREGKPTGTLLILAFEATKLARRAAVEETAGAEGAGGTDD; encoded by the coding sequence ATGCAAGTTTTTGGAAACGTGGCCACGGATGCGGCACGCAAGGAAAGCAAAACGAGCGGCAAGGCCTACTGGGAGTTCCGTCTCGCCGAAAGCCAGCGCGGTATCGACAAGGAGCCGACCTGGTACACCGTGCGGGTCATGAAAGATTCCAACCCGGGTCTCGTGAAGGGCGACTTCGTCAAGGTGACGGGCAAGTTGAAAACTGATTTTTATCTTTCCCGCGAGGGCAAGCCAACCGGCACGCTGTTGATTCTCGCGTTTGAAGCCACGAAGCTTGCCCGGCGGGCAGCGGTCGAGGAGACAGCGGGCGCCGAGGGAGCCGGAGGTACTGACGATTAG
- a CDS encoding type IV toxin-antitoxin system AbiEi family antitoxin domain-containing protein: MTNPKNLAVPAHTDLLPLVAESLSASTGPAITAYELGKLVYLKGKSLEIEASKREYERVMDALLAVRLLVKISGARSAYLLFGHSAASPAEIACCLDPFAYVSHLSAMEHHGLTDRFPKILYLTRPPAIEWRKQAKARMARDLAEDLVAYKQSGLPRLTLPALSNLLGTTIHVHERSQFGAFRNVAGSPLRVATIGRVFLDMLREPKSCGGMQHVIDVYRREAKRNLKLIVDEVSRHGQSIDKVRAGYVLTEVCHLQFDAASEWQTYAQRGGSRKLDPDGEYVSNYSETWKLSINVPSLSSPEQEFDDA; the protein is encoded by the coding sequence ATGACGAATCCAAAAAACCTAGCAGTCCCAGCGCACACTGACCTTCTCCCTCTCGTCGCGGAAAGCCTAAGCGCGTCCACCGGACCGGCCATTACCGCTTACGAACTCGGCAAGCTGGTCTATTTGAAGGGCAAGTCTCTGGAAATCGAGGCGTCTAAGAGGGAGTACGAGCGGGTCATGGATGCGCTCCTCGCCGTCCGGCTGTTGGTCAAGATAAGCGGCGCCCGCAGCGCCTATCTGCTCTTCGGTCACTCCGCGGCAAGTCCCGCGGAGATTGCATGCTGCCTCGACCCGTTCGCGTATGTGTCGCATCTGAGCGCCATGGAGCACCACGGCCTCACCGACAGGTTCCCAAAAATCCTCTATCTAACCAGGCCTCCGGCAATCGAATGGCGCAAGCAAGCCAAGGCGCGCATGGCAAGAGACCTTGCAGAGGACTTGGTGGCGTATAAGCAGTCTGGCCTCCCTCGACTAACGCTCCCGGCTCTGAGCAACCTCTTAGGAACAACTATCCATGTTCATGAGCGGAGCCAGTTTGGAGCATTTCGGAACGTCGCTGGCTCGCCTCTAAGAGTCGCAACGATTGGTCGCGTCTTCCTCGACATGCTGCGCGAACCCAAGTCGTGCGGCGGTATGCAACACGTCATTGACGTTTATCGACGCGAAGCAAAGCGCAACCTAAAGCTCATCGTGGACGAAGTGAGCCGCCACGGTCAGTCCATCGACAAGGTTCGCGCTGGCTACGTGCTGACGGAGGTGTGTCACCTGCAGTTCGACGCAGCAAGCGAGTGGCAAACCTATGCGCAGCGCGGTGGCTCTCGAAAGCTGGACCCCGACGGCGAGTACGTCTCGAACTACTCCGAGACGTGGAAGCTATCCATAAACGTGCCGTCACTTAGCTCTCCAGAGCAGGAATTCGACGATGCTTGA
- a CDS encoding error-prone DNA polymerase, with the protein MDPLPDYVELHCRSNFSFLTGASHPEELVERAQELHYAGLAVTDECSLAGIVRAHGAAKAAGLPLLVGAQFAVEGDEKTRTPPFTLVVLACNLNGYGNLCEFITRLRRASPKGSYRLDRQSITGEALADCVVLAVPSRQATDEQLLELGAWLLARFTGRVWLAVELHRRLDDERWLERLQDLAEATAIPLVAAGDVHMHRRSRKPLQDTLTAIRLGLPIAECGHALQPNAERHLRSRLRLALSYPPELLAETLRVAARCRFSLDELRYRYPKEVIPAGETADGYLRRRVYEGAGRRWPDGLHARVQDLLEHELALIAELGYAHYFLTVDDIVAFARSRHILCQGRGSAANSAVCYALGITEVDPEQQQVLFERFISKERNEPPDIDVDFEHERREEVIQYLYAKYGRDRAALTAAVIRYRPKSALRDVGKALGFDLETVERLARNVQWWDGREVARERLEEVGLDPEALGVQQWMALVRQLLGFPRHLSQHTGGFVLTEGPLSRLVPIENASMPERTVIEWDKDDLDAAGLLKVDILALGMLTAIRKALDAIGQSRGQVFAMQDIPREDPQTYDMLCQADSVGVFQVESRAQQGMLPRLQPRCFYDLVIETAIVRPGPIQGGMVHPYLNRRQGKETVVYPSKDLESVLQRTLGVPVFQEQVMQIAMVAAGFSAGEADGLRRAMAAWRRTGSLEKYRDRLISGMAERGYPPDFAQSIYEQVQGFSEYGFPESHAASFALLVYASAWIKRHHPAEFLMALLNSQPMGFYTPSQLVQDAKRHGVTVRPVDVLHSDWDCTLEEGVPYPTVRLGLRLVKGLGREVGWRIANARLHSPPVDAEDLAKRAQLDTPAMRQLAAADALRSLSGHRRQQVWEATAVERLPALLDDAAPQEDWLELPAPPEGEDIVFDYATTGLSLRRHPLALLRPLLAKRRLQTAAELAQAPDGRIVRACGIVTLRQQPETAKGTTFVSLEDETGTVQVICWKSLRQRQRTVLLRSRLLAVAGTWQREGDTASLIAGYLEDLTPLLGGLATRGREFR; encoded by the coding sequence ATGGACCCCCTGCCTGACTATGTCGAGCTGCATTGCCGCTCCAACTTCTCCTTCCTCACCGGGGCCAGCCATCCGGAGGAGCTGGTCGAGCGTGCCCAAGAGCTGCACTATGCAGGGCTGGCTGTCACCGACGAATGCTCCCTGGCCGGCATCGTCCGGGCGCATGGGGCGGCCAAGGCGGCGGGCCTGCCCTTGCTGGTCGGGGCGCAGTTCGCGGTGGAAGGTGATGAGAAGACAAGAACACCGCCCTTCACCCTGGTCGTGCTGGCCTGCAATCTGAACGGTTACGGCAACCTCTGTGAGTTCATCACCCGACTGCGACGGGCTTCGCCCAAAGGGAGCTACCGGCTGGATAGGCAAAGTATCACCGGTGAGGCGCTGGCCGATTGCGTGGTGCTAGCGGTGCCTTCGCGGCAGGCTACCGATGAGCAACTGCTGGAGCTGGGTGCCTGGCTGCTGGCCCGGTTCACGGGCCGGGTATGGCTGGCGGTGGAGTTGCACCGGCGTCTGGATGATGAGCGCTGGCTGGAGCGGCTGCAGGACCTGGCCGAGGCCACGGCCATTCCGCTGGTGGCCGCAGGCGACGTGCACATGCACCGCCGCTCGAGGAAGCCCTTGCAGGACACGCTCACCGCCATTCGGCTGGGTTTGCCCATTGCCGAGTGTGGTCATGCGCTGCAACCCAATGCCGAGCGCCATCTGCGCAGCCGACTGCGTCTGGCGCTGAGCTATCCGCCCGAGCTGCTAGCCGAGACCTTGCGGGTGGCGGCGCGCTGTCGCTTCTCGCTCGATGAACTGCGGTACCGGTACCCGAAGGAGGTCATCCCTGCGGGGGAGACGGCGGACGGCTATCTGCGTCGCCGGGTCTATGAGGGGGCCGGGCGGCGCTGGCCCGACGGCCTGCACGCCAGGGTGCAGGATTTGCTGGAACACGAGCTCGCCCTGATTGCCGAGCTGGGCTATGCGCATTACTTCCTCACGGTGGACGACATCGTCGCTTTCGCCCGCTCGCGTCACATCCTCTGTCAGGGCCGTGGTTCGGCGGCGAACAGCGCGGTCTGTTACGCCCTGGGCATCACTGAGGTGGACCCGGAACAGCAGCAGGTGCTGTTCGAGCGCTTCATCAGCAAAGAACGCAATGAGCCCCCGGACATCGATGTGGACTTCGAGCACGAGCGGCGCGAGGAGGTGATTCAGTATCTCTATGCCAAGTACGGCCGTGACCGGGCGGCACTGACCGCTGCGGTCATCCGTTACCGTCCCAAGAGCGCCTTGCGCGACGTCGGCAAGGCACTGGGCTTTGACCTGGAGACGGTCGAACGCCTGGCGCGGAACGTGCAGTGGTGGGACGGCCGCGAGGTGGCCCGGGAGCGACTGGAGGAGGTGGGCCTGGACCCGGAAGCGTTGGGAGTCCAGCAATGGATGGCGCTGGTGCGGCAGTTGCTGGGTTTCCCTCGGCATCTGTCACAGCACACCGGCGGCTTTGTGCTCACCGAGGGGCCACTGTCGCGGCTGGTGCCCATCGAGAATGCGTCCATGCCCGAGCGTACGGTCATCGAGTGGGACAAGGATGACCTCGATGCCGCCGGGCTGCTCAAGGTCGATATTCTGGCGCTGGGCATGCTCACCGCCATCCGCAAGGCGCTGGACGCCATTGGGCAGAGCCGGGGACAGGTGTTCGCGATGCAGGACATTCCGCGTGAAGACCCGCAGACCTACGACATGCTGTGCCAAGCGGACTCGGTGGGGGTGTTCCAGGTGGAGTCCCGCGCACAGCAGGGCATGCTGCCCCGGTTGCAGCCGCGCTGCTTCTACGACCTGGTCATCGAGACCGCCATCGTGCGGCCGGGGCCGATTCAGGGCGGGATGGTGCACCCCTATCTCAACCGGCGTCAGGGCAAGGAGACGGTGGTCTATCCGAGCAAAGACCTGGAGAGCGTCTTGCAGCGCACCCTGGGTGTGCCGGTGTTCCAGGAGCAGGTGATGCAGATTGCCATGGTGGCCGCGGGCTTCTCGGCCGGAGAGGCTGACGGCCTGCGGCGGGCGATGGCGGCGTGGCGCCGCACCGGGTCATTGGAGAAGTACCGCGACCGGCTCATCTCGGGCATGGCCGAGCGGGGCTACCCCCCTGACTTCGCCCAAAGCATCTATGAGCAGGTGCAGGGGTTCTCGGAGTATGGCTTCCCGGAGAGCCATGCGGCGTCCTTTGCCTTGCTGGTCTATGCCAGTGCCTGGATAAAGCGGCATCATCCAGCGGAGTTCCTGATGGCGCTGCTCAACAGTCAGCCGATGGGTTTTTACACCCCCTCGCAATTGGTACAGGATGCCAAGCGCCATGGGGTGACGGTGCGGCCGGTCGATGTGCTGCACAGCGACTGGGACTGCACGCTGGAGGAGGGGGTGCCCTACCCCACCGTGCGACTCGGCTTGCGCTTGGTCAAGGGGCTGGGGAGGGAAGTCGGCTGGCGTATTGCCAACGCGCGCCTGCATAGCCCGCCGGTCGATGCCGAGGACCTGGCCAAGCGGGCGCAACTGGACACCCCGGCGATGCGGCAGCTGGCCGCGGCGGACGCCTTGCGGTCGCTGTCCGGGCATCGGCGGCAGCAGGTGTGGGAGGCCACGGCGGTGGAGCGCCTGCCGGCGTTGCTGGATGACGCGGCGCCCCAAGAGGATTGGCTGGAGCTTCCCGCGCCGCCGGAAGGCGAGGACATTGTGTTTGACTACGCCACGACCGGCCTGAGCTTGCGGCGGCATCCGCTGGCGTTACTGCGACCGCTGCTGGCCAAGCGACGGCTGCAGACGGCGGCGGAACTCGCCCAGGCGCCAGACGGCCGCATCGTGCGCGCCTGCGGCATCGTGACCTTGCGACAGCAACCGGAAACGGCCAAGGGCACCACCTTCGTGTCGCTGGAGGATGAGACCGGGACGGTGCAGGTGATTTGCTGGAAGAGCCTGCGGCAGCGACAGCGCACGGTGTTGCTGCGGTCCAGGCTGTTGGCTGTCGCCGGGACTTGGCAGCGGGAGGGCGACACGGCCAGCCTCATCGCCGGGTACCTGGAGGACTTGACGCCCTTGCTGGGAGGGTTGGCGACGCGGGGGCGGGAGTTTCGGTGA
- a CDS encoding helix-turn-helix transcriptional regulator, with the protein MNHSEKLLTLEDLAEMLGRSAQTIKKDLRRNPDAVPPRLQLPGTRLLRWRATDVQAWLGQFVRGAHHD; encoded by the coding sequence ATGAATCATTCGGAAAAACTGCTCACCCTGGAGGACCTGGCGGAAATGCTAGGCCGCAGTGCGCAGACCATCAAAAAAGACCTGCGCCGCAACCCGGATGCAGTGCCGCCGCGCCTCCAACTGCCCGGCACCCGGCTGCTGCGCTGGAGAGCAACAGATGTCCAAGCCTGGCTAGGCCAATTCGTCCGCGGAGCTCATCATGACTGA
- a CDS encoding DUF5615 family PIN-like protein yields MTFRFLIDECLTPELVQMAIDAGHVESTCVRDRGLAGTKDWVLIEHVVAGDFTLVTHNSVDFRGGGPGNLGGEHARQPIHAGLVCLNSVHTLDLQRQLDLFQIALNELAAMDDLVNQALEVFEHEDGSIEVTIYDIPDAA; encoded by the coding sequence ATGACGTTCCGGTTCCTCATCGACGAGTGCCTCACACCGGAACTCGTACAGATGGCTATTGACGCGGGCCACGTCGAGTCCACTTGCGTGCGCGACCGGGGTTTGGCAGGAACCAAAGACTGGGTACTCATCGAACACGTGGTTGCCGGTGACTTCACGCTGGTGACCCACAACTCTGTCGACTTCCGCGGTGGCGGGCCAGGCAATCTCGGCGGGGAGCACGCGAGGCAGCCGATTCACGCGGGTCTCGTGTGCTTGAACTCCGTGCACACCCTCGACCTGCAGCGGCAGCTCGACCTATTTCAGATAGCCCTCAACGAGCTCGCGGCGATGGATGACCTGGTCAATCAGGCGTTGGAGGTCTTCGAACATGAAGATGGCTCCATCGAGGTGACCATCTATGACATTCCTGACGCAGCGTAG
- a CDS encoding nucleotidyl transferase AbiEii/AbiGii toxin family protein, translating into MLEELDLPEWVKKAPLGKASFREAVHIVLHAISTSLALRSTMVMKGGMLMAIRYDSSRFTKDADFSTREKYAKNSEKELLEELDQQLALANDQLPYDTMCRRQRAVINPRRPDAKFPTLSVSIGYAQRSKIAAVARLNSGQATTVVQIDYSYNEAVYDVELLGLGDVDGLQVYSFENLLAEKMRSLLQQPIRNRNRRQDVYDLNLLLASGAAFTAEDKKGLLELLATSCRERGIEPNRGSFANPEIKRMASEGYEDLAPEVEGELPPFEEAYARVQGFYEDLPWDYLPAATPEANGQASIATDSV; encoded by the coding sequence ATGCTTGAAGAACTCGACCTCCCGGAATGGGTCAAAAAGGCCCCCCTAGGGAAAGCCAGCTTCCGAGAAGCTGTCCATATCGTTCTCCACGCAATTAGCACCTCCCTCGCACTTCGGTCGACGATGGTCATGAAGGGGGGAATGCTGATGGCCATCAGATACGACAGCAGCCGATTCACAAAGGATGCGGACTTCTCCACACGCGAAAAGTACGCCAAGAACTCCGAAAAGGAGTTGTTAGAGGAACTCGACCAGCAGCTTGCGCTAGCGAACGACCAGTTACCCTATGACACCATGTGTAGGCGACAGCGAGCCGTAATCAACCCGCGTCGGCCTGATGCAAAGTTCCCCACACTCTCGGTGAGCATCGGATACGCGCAGAGAAGCAAAATCGCAGCCGTCGCGAGGCTCAACAGCGGACAGGCCACCACTGTCGTGCAGATTGACTACAGCTACAACGAGGCTGTCTACGACGTTGAGCTTTTGGGCCTTGGCGATGTAGACGGGCTTCAGGTCTATAGCTTCGAGAACCTGCTCGCAGAGAAAATGCGCTCTCTACTGCAGCAACCAATTCGAAACAGAAACAGGCGCCAAGACGTTTACGACCTAAACCTCCTGCTAGCCTCCGGGGCCGCGTTCACGGCAGAAGATAAGAAGGGGCTACTTGAACTGCTGGCAACCTCGTGCCGCGAACGCGGAATTGAGCCCAATAGAGGCTCGTTTGCCAATCCTGAAATCAAGAGGATGGCCAGTGAGGGATACGAAGACCTTGCCCCAGAAGTCGAAGGCGAGCTACCGCCATTCGAAGAAGCCTACGCGCGAGTCCAAGGCTTCTACGAAGACCTCCCGTGGGACTATCTCCCTGCGGCTACTCCAGAGGCCAACGGACAGGCGAGCATTGCCACCGACAGCGTTTAG
- a CDS encoding DUF433 domain-containing protein, translating to MSTQLFIPTAEAAFIADLTDRQMNRVVDERLLPETLFEQRGNSRWFTLLAAAFAKFYFANEDLLLAGARRQVLEELTARVEQLAVKDRVLTWMLLDAVSWKVERKTLVVDVKPYIQSALARAKEVDQAEALVTTDQEVMDGAAVFAGTRVPVDIVLGSLAAGIDMGRLKASYPFLTEAHIQSAKVYNEVHPRRGRPRRISEANPGLPRRVTRVVKRVAAA from the coding sequence ATGTCCACTCAACTCTTCATCCCCACCGCAGAAGCTGCGTTCATCGCTGACCTGACGGACCGGCAAATGAATCGGGTTGTGGACGAACGCTTGTTGCCAGAGACCCTCTTCGAACAGCGAGGCAACAGCCGCTGGTTTACCCTCTTGGCGGCTGCCTTCGCGAAGTTCTACTTCGCGAACGAAGACCTGCTCCTCGCGGGCGCTCGTCGGCAGGTGCTCGAGGAACTCACAGCGCGGGTCGAACAGCTGGCGGTGAAGGACCGCGTCCTCACCTGGATGCTGCTGGACGCCGTCAGCTGGAAGGTCGAGCGCAAGACCTTGGTCGTTGACGTCAAACCCTACATTCAGAGCGCGCTAGCCCGTGCCAAGGAAGTCGACCAAGCGGAAGCGCTGGTGACCACTGACCAAGAAGTCATGGACGGAGCGGCGGTGTTCGCAGGCACTCGGGTGCCCGTCGACATCGTGCTTGGCTCGCTGGCCGCTGGCATCGACATGGGTCGCCTGAAGGCGTCGTACCCGTTCCTGACCGAAGCGCACATCCAGTCCGCCAAGGTCTACAACGAAGTCCATCCTCGCCGTGGCCGGCCGCGCCGCATCTCAGAGGCGAATCCAGGGCTCCCGCGTCGTGTCACGCGCGTCGTCAAGCGCGTAGCCGCTGCATGA
- a CDS encoding helicase RepA family protein — protein sequence MTERSKTASRVPAFSAPLDIRTLLTSAPPPLDHVLPGLLSGTVGMLAGPGGVGKTMLELQLAVALATGTSACAGLFSGLMPAAAPARVVLVTAEESAVVLQHRLHAIACALFEQRERFGITRDYAEFVTQLGSNLHLFAGASHRYALLDRNMKRTTVLQDLANASEGARLVLIDPLRQFHEGDENDSAAMNLVVQTLRRLAERTGAAVVFAHHATKAATFAGQGDAAGAARGSSALTDGVRWQLNLSRMSREQAQQASLAEDARGQFLLLDVAKSNYLPPQPTQTLQRLAGGVLARVVAADGRDGFQLSADKTRRAPSPRQLKLQGSRR from the coding sequence ATGACTGAGCGCTCCAAGACAGCGTCACGCGTGCCTGCATTCTCCGCACCGCTGGACATCCGCACCCTGCTCACCAGCGCACCGCCTCCGCTGGACCATGTCCTGCCGGGACTGCTCAGCGGCACGGTGGGCATGTTGGCCGGGCCTGGAGGCGTCGGCAAAACCATGCTCGAGCTCCAGCTTGCCGTAGCGCTGGCCACCGGGACGTCGGCCTGCGCCGGTTTGTTCTCCGGGCTGATGCCAGCGGCCGCGCCCGCCCGTGTGGTGCTGGTCACCGCTGAGGAATCCGCGGTGGTACTGCAGCACCGGCTGCATGCGATTGCCTGCGCGCTGTTTGAGCAGCGGGAACGCTTTGGTATCACCCGTGACTATGCAGAATTTGTCACGCAACTGGGGAGCAATCTGCACCTGTTCGCCGGTGCGTCACACCGTTACGCGCTGCTCGACCGCAACATGAAGCGCACCACAGTGTTGCAAGACCTGGCCAACGCCAGCGAGGGAGCACGCCTGGTGCTCATCGACCCGCTGCGGCAGTTTCATGAGGGCGACGAGAACGATTCCGCGGCGATGAATCTGGTGGTGCAGACCTTGCGTCGCCTGGCCGAGCGCACTGGTGCGGCGGTGGTGTTCGCCCATCACGCCACCAAGGCAGCCACGTTTGCCGGGCAGGGCGATGCCGCAGGGGCGGCGCGCGGTTCCTCCGCCCTGACCGATGGCGTGCGCTGGCAGCTCAATCTCAGCCGCATGAGCCGGGAACAGGCGCAACAGGCCAGCCTCGCGGAAGACGCTCGTGGGCAGTTCCTGCTGCTCGATGTCGCGAAATCGAACTACCTGCCGCCGCAACCGACGCAAACGCTGCAGCGCTTGGCAGGCGGGGTTCTGGCGCGAGTCGTGGCTGCCGATGGGCGCGACGGATTCCAGCTGAGTGCGGATAAGACGCGGCGAGCCCCAAGCCCGCGGCAACTCAAACTCCAGGGGAGTCGGCGATGA